GTACCGGTGCGTTCATAAACCCGCGGAACAGATGGGTGCAAGTGTGAACTCGTCCAGCGGCTCGCACCTCAAACGGTACACGCGACACAAATGGTCCGCGCGCTCCGAGTGGCGCAACTGagcggatttttttttttttttttttaccgcaTCCAAGTCCCTTCGTCGAGAAATCTTACGGCGGTCAATCTGGTGTCACGGGAAAACTGGAAATCCTGCTGGGAAAACCAATAAgttgggatttaaaaaaaaaaaaaagaaaaaagaaatcggctacaataaaagcacaaacatgCCGCTAAAAACTCATTTTAGAGCGGCAGGAAATAGCGACGAAAACTACAGTCATTACGATTATAAATCCTTTAACCATCCGTGTTAAGATTCGTGAGGACGTTTGTTTTCACATAAGCTAAAGCCactttgtgtgttgttttcatgaATCGAAGAGCAATGCCAACATTCTCACAAAtctacccccccccaaaaaaaaaaatcacctcgTTTGTAACCGGCCGTTTAGAACCACAAGCCCTTTCCGATCCGGCATCAGGGGAAAACGGCGAAGTAGAAGATGGCTCGGGGTCGTTCCGTTTATCCCCGCTGGAGCAGAGAGATGCGGCGAGGTCACCCGGTATCagactgtttgtctttttcGCATCAAGAAACAGAGCGAATGTGAATAAACATTTTCcgtattttaacatttcaaatcGTGTGTTTTCCTGTAACTTTACGCGTGGGTTTTTACGCAAGGGTTTGCGCGTCACAGCCTATGTGAGACTTCAGACTCCTCTGTCTTGTTGGGAATCTTGAGCACAGGACTGATTCGTTTCGTGGTGGGATCGAGGGCTCGTCCGAGTAAACTGTACGATAAGTAggttttatttggtttaaattGTTATCGTTGTACATTACTGgatataaagaaacaaaacaaggcGGTGGGACAAGAGGAAGGGGGGTTGGTGAGTGGATGGGTGGGGGCAGATCGTCAAATTTGGGTGGTACAAGTAGGAGGAGTCCGAGGGACTGGCAGGGAGTAAAAGAAGCGGTCTGGGACGGGAGCCTCACTCACCTGATCAGTTGCAGACTGTGAAGGAGCCTCTCTGGCCGCTGGATGAGGACACACGTTGGACCTTCGGCTACTATGAAACTGTTACAGGAAGCGCGGGATGCAACGAACGACAGAAAGGTGAAAAAAGATTATACAACAACTGCCGCTTTTACCCAGATACAACTCTGGGTAAAATCATTTGGTTTAGCAGAACTACACTGTTTTAGATCCGGGATTAAGGGGCCATCTTGTCCAACATACAGACCCGCTACTGTACATTTGGGTCATCCCCacaatgttttctgtcttttctcttctagTTCATAAAATCTCAGGTGGAGAAACGTCGCAGGGAGAGGATGAACCGCAGCCTGGAGCGTCTGAGAACCATGTTGCTGCAGGAGCCCCAACAACTGGTAAAAAAgaccaacagaaaacaaaaccaaaaaacctcCGAGTGCACTTGTGGATATTATGAGCAGGCGTCATGTGGTTTCCATCTGcatctcatttattttaaaatgcaatgatTAGTATTTTAAGGGGTAAAAACTGTGTTACATCCCAAGTACCAAATATAATGttgctttgtgaaaaaaaaaaaaaggatactgACCTACTGTGAGACCTTAGTATCAAACCTTATAAATCTGGGGACATTTTAGTGTTTGCGTACAATTACAAAATGCCTCTTACTGTGGCCATCAGACCCCATCAACTCATTCTGATGCTTTCTTGCAGGCCGGGACCCAGCACAGAGTGGAGAAGGCTGAGATACTCGAACACACGGTCCTCTTCCTCCAGAACACCGCCGAGGGAGACCGGACGAGAGccggaggcggcggcggcggcggcgggggCCAGAAGCACTCCTACCAGGACGGCTTCTCCGCCTGCCTGCAGAGGGCTGCTCAGTTCCTGGGACCCGAGGGGAAAGGCCCGTGGCTGGGAGCGGCACTGGACGCATCTTTTGCCGCTCGCTTTGCCCGTCCGGACGCCGATTCTGCAGGCGTCCCAAGGAGAAGCGAGGCCCGTTCCTCCGCCAGCCCTCTGCCTCGGACAAAGTCCATTCTCTGGATGCTTAGGCAGGAGTCTATGCACAGACTCCATACGCGGGCCTTCGGTGTGAACAGTTTAGTTCATCCCTACCGCCGTCCAGTCCGGCGAGGGTTTCCCAGAGTCCCCCAACACCCTCAGAAGCAAAGTCAGCTTGAGGTCAGGGTGGCGAGTCGAGCGAGCAAGCAGAGCCCGTCCCAGAGCTGCCCAGTCAGCCAGACTTTGTGGAGGCCCTGGCCCTGATCATCAGGCACTGACCCCTGAGACCGAACTTTTAATGACTCTGACAACTGATTAATATTCACCGGGGCCACCTGTATTGTTCCTTACAGAATATCTGCATTGTAGTCTCGCGAACAATGGTCTTTGATAACTCATAACAGTGTTGGTATTGGCCCGCAACCTCGAAAGcctgtaaataatgtaaaaatctCATTTgtacatgtgctgtatgtgtgatCGGCTTGACTCACTACTCTTGTTTAACGCCCTGCGAATGAGCTGAGTCAGCGGGGGCAGCCATTTACTCCGCTGACAGGCGCAGGGACTCTCCCAGACTGAGACAGACGCGAGCCGGGTCGCGCGGAGAGAGCGCGGCTGTCCGGCAGGGACTGCTGCTGTGCTGGAGAGCCAGTGTAGAGGTGAGTACCACGGAGCTGAAGCGTCTGCCGCACACTGCCCAGAACCACCACCTGCTTCACATGCTGTCCCGACTGGGTAATGATTGAGTGTCCGTCCGTCGCATTTTCCAGGTGTGGGACCTCAGAGGGGTTCGAGGCTGGGAGAGCCCCACGCAGCACCTCACCTTCACCTGTGTGCCATGATGTCTGCTGGCATGAATGACACCTGTGGCTCTGTGTACTATACAACTTGTATTCTCCTTAATTATATACCTTGTCTATTTTGCACACTAATTTATTCTGGATGTCTCCCTATGGTGAGcagtattctttttttatacaagaaaaataaaagcatttcttAGAATGGAATGGCACGGTGTCGGTGATCCTTTTTTTGAAGCTTACATGCGAAAACCGCCGGCCTTTTGTGCGGGCTGCCCTTTGACGGCCCCCTCGCGGCTCGGGTCCGAGGTGTCGAGGGGCAGGGCTTCCAGCGGGGGCGACATCCTCCGGGTGTGAAGTCCGGAGGTCGAGGTGAAAGAGTTCGGTAGCAGTCCTCACTTCAAAGACAGCAAACGCGGCCCCCGTTCACACGTGATTCACTCGGCCTGAGAAGCCTAAACcgagacaaaagaaaaaaagaaaagggggataATAGAGCCCAGAGCAGTCTGTGCAAAAGatttaccacaaaaaaaacctattttaACCATATTTACATGCAGAATGTAGCCCTGGTACTCTACGTTTCCATTCACCTGTTCTGGTCCCACAAGACGCCTGACCATAAATATATTGCTACTGTAAATgttgtgcaatttttttttttctaataatttctCGTATTATTAGCTCAcgtttgattttatttaccaTTTGTTTTCTGCGCGTGGCCGGCGTCGCCCCACGGGGGGGCAAACACGCGCCTGGACGCCTCCCGCGGCCCCGTTCGAAGCCGCGCCAGACGCTTTTGGTCCGGAGAGTCCGAGGTCATTTGTGAGCAGAAcgaaaaataaatgatgtggTCACGTGTTCATGGGTAAGAGTCTGTCTACCTGGGCTGAAACTTTACTCCGACGTAGGTACAAACTGTAGAGGAAGCCACACTGTTGAGGTTTGAtacagctatttttttttttaaactcaaaactTTATTGAAATCGTATTAAtagtcattcttttttttttaacttttctacACCTGCACGTCAAGGCTTTTACATCACTGGGTGATGGAGCGACGCGGCACGGGAGACCGTTTTCTGGCTCTTTCTCgtgggaaaaggaaaagagaaaccCCATTTGCACTTTTATTGTCTGTTGGAATTAGTACGCCCTGAAAGGAAGTGTGTGGGGGACTGTGGCGctttcagccccccccccacacacacacacacacacttacacacccttgccacacaaatgcaaattacGCACCGGGCTTGCCCAGTCATTCCTCTTCTTTTACACAAATGCGTGCGTAGAGCTCATTGGGATTGTAGctccctccaaaaaaaaataataaaaaaaaatgtccccatACAGAGACGCGGCTCTTGTCGTGGTGTCGCGGTTCCTTGTGGCTCCACCAGGCTCGCGGAACGCGCGTAGCCGGCGCCCGCGGGTGTTCAGAGACGGCCGCTGACCGGAGATCGGAACGAAACCCAGCGGGACTCGGATCCCTCCCAGGACCACCCGCGGGCTGCGCGCGTGACCTTCGGCGAAGATAGCGTTGGTGTGTGGATTGGCGGCCCCTTCGCACTTTCGGACTTTCGACCCCTCTCCGTGAAGTCTTCCCGGGATATCTGGGCCGTGCGCGTCTTGATCTAGGCTCGTTGACGCGTGCCAGAGTGACGATGGCGGAGGAGCTCTCTCCAACGGCGAATCCCGCGGGATGCTAACCCCCCCCGTGATGAtagcaacagtaaaataatgataaataaataaaaaatccccGATCTCTAtcataaattgtgttttgtggTCAAGCCGGTCAGTTGCGAGGCTTTTTCACCAGCTGGCGCGCTTACTGGCTCGAGGCGTGGCGGGGTCGCGTGCCGCCGGAGCCGCCGCACGTGTCTGTGGAGGCGATGGAggacggggggggggtcatgAATTTCAGGGTTCATAGGGTCaaaacaggacagacagacggcCTCCTGCCGGTGTGCAGCgcaaatctgtgaaaaaaagacCTCATCAGTAAAAGGTGATCATCGGGTAACGACACCGTGTTTTCCAGATCACGCGATGGACAAATGAGGTTTGGAAAGAATGGCGGTGGGTAGAGAGCAACTAATTAGACTTAGTCAGGAACTGCTAGAGcaattttgaagtacttgtacttcgAGTACTTCCATGTCATGTTTATGCTTTTCTTCACTACATGTCACAGGGCCACGTCCTACTTTTCCATCCGCGACATTTGTCGGAGAGACCCCTCTCGCGGCTTCGCGGATTAAGATTTTCCTCGTGGGAATGTAGGATTACGAAACGCAACCTGTTGTTCAGACTGAACGCAGCGGAAGCCCGGCCGTTTTCTGCTCGCGAACCACTAGCGTCCGACTGGAGCCCCCTTTGTCATGTTTCCGGTACCTGTGAGTCGTCAGCGGTCTCGGCGgggcgacccccccccccctcgaaCCCCCTCAGAGGGTTTAATTTAAGTAACTGTTCGGGCACCACAAGGAGGAGTCCCAAAGCGTAATAGAGAATAATACACAAATTCTTCTTTCCTCAGATTTCTGTTGAGACACTGGGGAGgggacgccccccccccccccaggttgggaaccgcCATACTAAACTTCTACAAATGGTCACGCGTTTCCAAACCGAATGGCCaccaatcaaccaatcaatcaataaacaaaCGGGGGTTTAGTGGATGCGCGTTTGCCGTCTGACACGGCGACGTGCGGGCAAATAAGTGCGACGGTGGGACAGGGTCCTCCGGCTCGTTCTCATCACGGAGGACGTGGATCCGGGAGGTCTCACGCCCACTTTATTACCTGTCAAAACCGATACTTCATTCGCGGGGTGAGCTCGGGCGACAGGCGGCGCTCCGGTTCCCACGCGCACACCTTTGAGGCATTCCGAATAATCGATGCAGGTTGTGACAagagttaaaaaataaaataaaataaagtaaaaaacgTTGTCGTTTTGTTTTAATAGTGTAACTAAACACATTCGTTTGTCCCTTGACAAACAACGGGCCGCCTTTTGATGCCGCTCGGCCGTGAGAGAGATCTCTCGGTTGAGCGTCTGAGAACGGCGCAAGCTGGGTCCGTTGGGTTCGACGGGTGTGAGATGCGCGTTGGCAACAAACCTCCGACCACGAGTTCGGGCAGTCGTGGGAGTGGCCGCTCCAACTCTCTCTCATGGGGAAAAACCGAGCGGGGAGCTCGGTTCACACTCTCTATTACCTGTTAGAATCGACGCGTCATAACAAAGAGTGTTTGGAGGGGAGCTGGATTTTGGGGTTCCCACGCGCTGGCCTCTCCAAACGAcctctgagacacacacacacacacgcacacacacgcacactccgTCGCCGTTTGGTCTCAACTGTCATCCTTTCACGGGTATTTGCAGAGCCGCGCGTAAAAGGTAATTTTACGCAAGACACTCAGGTGCCATGTTcagctggctttttttttttttgccgggCCTTTGTAGATTACCAAACgggttttgaatgaaatgatcgGTCAGCCGAGTTGCGCTCTCGTGCTTCTACCTGGTTGTGTTTCACATCCCAGGCCAAAGGGAAAACAGTTTTACAGAGCTTTGCAGGAGAGAAGGGATTTTACGCACGCCCTAACGTCGTCCCTATGCGTGCCCCGGTCATCAGCGGATCAGCCAACGACCTGTTCTTCGTGATGTTTTCGTTCTCACCTCTTTTTGTTGCTGCCCAACGCTCTTTTTCTGGTCGCTGTCGGCCCTGGGGGAAGCCTGAAACCCGACACCTCTCGTTTCGGCGTCCATAATAATggaatgccccccccccctccgggGTCATTTGTCTGAGCTTCACGCTGTTTTGGCGGATGCTTGTCGCTTTCCCTCGCATGTGTAAAATGAGCGTCCCACGAGCTGATAACGCCTCTCACGGGCGCGTGCGGCTCACACCCGGCCGTGCGGCCGCACGTGGCTGCGGATTAGCGAAGGGTCCGATTTGGCGCGCCATTCAGTCTGCATTCACCTTCGGATTAGTGTCAAATGGGTGTGTTTGAAGTAGAGagttaagaaaaaacaactggaaggacaaaatcaataaaatataaatatatatttttttacatcctCCATTTTGTGTGTAATGTTCTAACAATATTACCGCCAAACTGCGGCGGACCCTCAAACTACAGGACAAGAAAACACACGACAGAGAAGCAATGTCGAACGTTCAAGGGACATTAACAACTTTCGCAGGACTGAGTATCGTGACCGGGGGTGGGATGAAGCCTGAGCTCGGGGTGGTGGGAGGAGACCAAGGTTACGCCCACCTGCTGCTTAAAGCCCCTCGCCGAAGCCTGCGTGGCCACATTCGGCCCTGACCGACGGAGCGACACAGCCGAGGCCACCGCCGCATAGCTCTTGGACTACAATCATGAAGCTGCTCCAGGATTCAGAGGACGCAAAGGCCCAAAAGAAGGTACTCGTATCACCTGTGCCCTCATGGAATATTACAGATCAACATTTACCCCGTTAGACGGTGTCTGAACCGTAGTGTCTGTGCTGACATGCGCGTCGCTCTGAATGTGGGACATAAGCATGGGTTTGGAATGGACTGAAACAGCGTCCCATCTGATGCACTGGTTATATTGTCTCGTTCCTGTCTCCCGTAGAGTCTCAAACCTCAGATGGAGAGACGTCGACGAGAGAGAATGAACCGCAGCCTGGAGAGCCTGAAGACTCTTCTGCTACAGCGACAGGTAAAGGCCACATGGCTCTGGGTGGTCAGTCGGTCCACCCGGCAAGACTGAAGGCATTTCGGTGGGGGCTGTGAGAAGCGGCTCATTGACTCTGTTTGTGTCCTAGGGGGAGACTCAGCGCAGAGTGGAGAAGGCCGAGATACTCGAACACACGGTCCTCTTCCTCCAGAACACCGCCGAGGGAGACCGGACGAGGGGCCAGAAGCACTCCTACCAGGACGGCTTCTCCGCCTGCCTGCAGAGAGCTGCTCAGTTCCTGGGACCCGAGGGGAAAGGCCTGTGGCTCGGAGCGGCACTGCATGCATCTTTTGCCGCTCGCTTTGACCGCTCGGTCTCCGGCTCTGCAGGCGTCCAGCGGAGACCCGAGGCCCGTTCCTCCGCCAGCTCTCTGCTTCTCAGGAAGTCGTCCAGGTCTCTTCTGCGGATGCTGGTGAACAGGTCCGGACAGGGAATGCGCACGCCCGATTTAAGTCTGGCCAGCTGTGCCCAGACCCGAGGAGAGGCCCATCGCTCTCCCACGACTCCCCAGCAGCCACACAAGGCGGCGAGTAGAGCGAGCAAACAGAGCCGGTCCCAAGGCCAGCCGGTCAGCCAGTCTTTGTGGAGGCCCTGGCCCTGATCACCACGCAGTTACTTAAGAAAAGGAAACTGAACTTTGAATGACTCCAACGTGCTGATTAATATTCACACAACAGCAT
This sequence is a window from Xiphias gladius isolate SHS-SW01 ecotype Sanya breed wild chromosome 22, ASM1685928v1, whole genome shotgun sequence. Protein-coding genes within it:
- the LOC120784666 gene encoding transcription factor HES-2-like, encoding MKLLQEARDATNDRKFIKSQVEKRRRERMNRSLERLRTMLLQEPQQLAGTQHRVEKAEILEHTVLFLQNTAEGDRTRAGGGGGGGGGQKHSYQDGFSACLQRAAQFLGPEGKGPWLGAALDASFAARFARPDADSAGVPRRSEARSSASPLPRTKSILWMLRQESMHRLHTRAFGVNSLVHPYRRPVRRGFPRVPQHPQKQSQLEVRVASRASKQSPSQSCPVSQTLWRPWP
- the LOC120784444 gene encoding transcription factor HES-2-like, with product MKLLQDSEDAKAQKKSLKPQMERRRRERMNRSLESLKTLLLQRQGETQRRVEKAEILEHTVLFLQNTAEGDRTRGQKHSYQDGFSACLQRAAQFLGPEGKGLWLGAALHASFAARFDRSVSGSAGVQRRPEARSSASSLLLRKSSRSLLRMLVNRSGQGMRTPDLSLASCAQTRGEAHRSPTTPQQPHKAASRASKQSRSQGQPVSQSLWRPWP